The stretch of DNA GAACGTGGCCTCGTCGCCGCGGACGTAAAAGGGCTTGTCCGCCTCCGAGAGGACCTTGAACTCGTTCGGCTTGAACTCGAGGATCCGGATCGGACTGCTGAATACTGCCGCCTGCTTCGTATTCGATTTGCCGCCGGGGAGGGCGGTGGCGGAGACCTCCGCCAATCCCACTTCCGCGTTCTTGGGAATCGGCATGTCGACCGCGAAGGTGCCGAAGTCGTCGCACTTCGCGCGACCGTCGAAGATCTGCTCGCCGTTGTGGTCCTTGAGCTCGATCCGGAGCTCGCGCCCGGCGACGGACCTGAGCGCGTCGCCGTCGACGACGCGCACGATGCCGGCGACCTTGGCCGTCTCGCCGGGGCGGAAGACGCCGCGATCGGCGAAGACCATCCCCGCCCAGCGGCCCTCCTTCGAGAGGCTGGCGAAGTCGGACGTGAGGCGGCTCTCGACGCTCGAGCGGCCGATCTTGTGGATCGTCCAGTCGTCGCCGTGGCGTACGACGAGCGCCGCGTCGGCGCGGACGCGGTCGTCGCCGTCGTCGTCGTAGGGCGACGGCGCCGGACCCCCGCCTTCGTTCTTCATCGGATCGAACCGATCGGTCGGGACGACGACGAGGCCGCCGTCGTCCGCCGTCCCGCTGTAGACGTCGCCGCCCTTCGTCGTGCGCACCGTGACCGACGCGCCCTTGATCGGCTTCCCCGTCGCGAGGCTCGTCACCCACACGAGCGAGCCGAACGCGCTCATCTTCGCGCTCACGCCGAGGTCGGTCACGGTGACGAACGACTCGGTGCGGCCGCTGCCGTTCGTGCTGACGACGCCGGGCGGGGAGACGACGAGGAGCGCCGGTCCGCGGCCTTTCTTCGGGGCGAGGACGGCGTCGAGGTCGAGGAAGTCGACGACGCGCTCGTTCTGCGGCGCCCGGTTCGAGATCCAGGTCGAGGCGAACCCGTTGCGGGAGAGGAACTCGGTCGTGGAGCCGCGCGAGAGCGTCCACGAGGTCGCCTGCGCCTCCGTGAGCGGCGCGGCGAGGCTCGAGTAGGTCGGGACGTTGATCGCGCCGACGGGGATCTTGTGCCCGCCCGGCACGTTGGCCTCCAGCACTTGTCCGCTGAGCCCGACGTCGAGGCGGTAGGGAAGTCGCTCGCGGCGCGGACGCAGGTCCGCGACCGGCGCGGGCGGCTTCTTCGGCGTGGCCGCCTTCTCCTCTTCGGGCGCGGCCGGCGCGGGCGCGGGGGGAGCGACGAGCGGCGCCTCGACCACGAGATCGAACGACGCGTCCTTCTCGAGCTTCTGCCCGAAGACGTCCTTCATCCCCGCGGTGAGGGTGACCTTGTATTTTTCACCGAGCTTCGGCGCGACGCCGAGCCAGTGCTCCGTCGACGTGTCGATCTTCCGGATCGGCGCCTTCTGTCCGGGCTTCGGCGGCGGGCGCGGCGGGAGCTTGTCCGTCTTCAGGTGCGCCTTGAGCTCCGCCGGCGCGACGGGGTTCGAGAGGATCACCTTCACGTCGCCGCCCTGGCGGCAGCGGCCCTTCGCCTCGAGGCGCGGACAGTAGAAATCGACGAAGCGGAGCGGGCCGTGCGTGCGCATCGTGCGCGTGATCGGGCCCTCCATCGTGCGCGGGCCGCCGGTGCCGCGGAGGCTCTCTGCGATCGTGAGCTCGATCTGGTGGTTCGGCGGTAGCGGCTTCTCCGGCTTGAGCCGAACGAGCCAGCCGTCGGGGATCGGCGGCGTGACCTTGGCGTGATCGGGATCGCGCGTCGCGACGACCTTCATCGTCGTGCCTTTGTCGCCGTCCTTCTCGAAGACGTGCAGCGTCGTCGCGGCGGCGACGGCGGCGGGGTCGACCTCCTGATCGAACTGGACGTGAAAGGCGGGATCGGTCGGGAGCGAGCGCTCCGTCACGCCGGCGGCGCCCGAGACCCAGTAGTGGGTCATCTGCGGTCCGTCGGTCGAGAGCTCGAGGACGTAAGGTTTGCCGAGGACGGAGCCGTCGAGCGCGCGCACGTCGGGCGGAACGGTGACGACGTAGTCGTTGCCGCCGGGGAGCTCGCCGTCGGGGGAGAAGAGGAGCCCGCGCGTCCCCGTCCAGCGCCACGTGCCCTTCACGAGGCCGCCGGTCCTCGTCTTGATCGTGATCGCGGGCAGGCTCTGATCGTCGGCGGTGTCGACCGAGCGGACGCCGCGCGAGAACATCACCGTCACGCCGGGCTGCTTGCGGTCGGCGACGTGGCCCTTCGGCGCGGCGTGCACCACCGCGAACGGGCCCTGCGTGCGCGCGCTGAGCGCGTCGGCGCCGCGCGGCGAGATGGTCGCGACGGGGGCGGCGCCGTGGAAGCACGACGCGAGAGCGATCAGCCCGACGAAGCCGAAGGAGAGTCGACGAGACGGCATTGCGCGGCCCTTATATCAGGGCCCCTGTGATCAGGGGGTGCGCGGAAACGCGCGTCGAGCCGCGACCTATTCCACGACCCTTTACGAACGGCGCGGACGGGAGCACCCTGGTGGGGCATGTCTGGAGACCAGCCGCCTCGTTCCCGCGCCGACAAGACCCGTGCGATCGAGGCACAACCCCACTCCGCGCGCCGGCACGGCGTCTTCATCGTCGCGGCCGGCTTCGACGCCGGGCAGGTGCTCGTCCTCACGAAGGACGGGATGACGACGCTCGGGCGGGCGAAGGAGTGCCAGTTCTCGTTCGAGGACCAGAGCCTCTCGCGCGAGCACGCGATCGTGATGCGGGCCGGCGGCGCGTACATCCTGAAGGACACGTCGACGAACGGCACGTTCGTGAACGAGCAGCGCCTCACCACCGTCGCCGAGCTGCGCGACGGCGACCGCGTGCAGCTCGGCACGAGCACGTTCCTCCGCTTCCAGTTCGTCGACGATCAGGAGGAGATCGCGCTCCGCCGCGTCTTCGAGGCGGCCCACCTCGACGGCCTCACCGGCGTCTACAACCGGAAGCACCTCGAGGAGCGCCTCACCGCCGAGCTCGCGTACGCGACGCGCCACGAGGAGCCGCTCTCGATCATCATCATCGACGTCGATCACTTCAAGAAGGTGAACGACACGCTCGGCCACCTCGCCGGCGACGCGGTGCTCAAGCACATGTCGGCGCTCTTGAAGCGCCTCATCCGCCCGGAGGACATCCTCGCGCGCTACGGCGGCGAGGAGTTCGTCGTCATCGCGCGCGGCACCGACGTCGCGCAGGCAGAGGTCCTCGCCGAGCGCCTCCGCGCCGCGGTCGAAGCGGAGACCATCCACTTCGACGGCAAGGACATCAAGATCACCTCGAGCGGCGGCGTCGCCTCGCTCGCGTGCTGCGGCGAGAGCCGCGATCGCGCCACGCTCCTCGGCACCGCCGACAAGCGCCTCTACGCCGCGAAGCAAGGCGGCCGCAACCGCGTCGTCGGTCCCTGACCGACGTGCACCTCGCCGTCTTCGCGGACCGGATCCTCCACGACACACAGCCGCCGATCGACGACGCGACGCTCGCGCGGCTCGCCGCCTCGTGCTCGGGCGTCTCCTTTCGAGGGCTTCCGCCGGCGTGGCAGCTGCGCCTCCACGAGGACGCGTCCGCGCGCGTGGCGGTTCGCGCGGCGTGTCAGCGTACGGTGAAGCGGACGGGCTTGCTCGTCGTTGCGCCGCGGCGGGCGGTGAGGACGTGGTCGCCGGGCTCGAGGCGCCACTCGCGTGTGGGCGGCAGCTTCTCGCCGTCGACCTCGACGTCGTCGCCGATCGCCTCGACGTGGAGGAGCTGGAGGTCGCGCGGGCGATCGGGATCGATCACGAAGCGCGCGCCGTCGACGGGATACGTGATCGTCGGCGCCGCGCCGTCGTCGTCGTCGCGCGGCGCGAGAGGGCACGCGGGCGAGCTCTCGCGCGGCAAGAGCGGGCGGTTCATGCGCTCCGCCCACGCGCGGTACGATGGCGGCCACGCCTCGAAGAGACGCGTCTGCACGAGCTCGCCGCCGCACGCTTCGCCGGCGGGGAGGCCGTTCCGTACGTCGACGCGCACCGCCTGGTGCACGGTGCACGTCGCGCCGTGCTCGGCCGCGTCGGCCGGGAGCCACTCGCGGACGGTGTGGGGGCAATGTGGCCCCGGGACGTCGCCGGTGAGCGCGCAGACCGACGTGCGCGCGAGGCCGAGCTGCTCCGCGCTCTCCGGCGCGATGAACGGGCGGCGCTTCTCGCCGGTAGAGGCCGCCGTCATCACCGCGCGGAAGATCGGGCCCGCGCCGCTGATGCCGCTCACGCCTTGCATCGGCGAGCCGTCGAAGTTGCCGGCCCACACCGCGACGGTGACGCGGCGGCTGAAGCCGACCGCGACGTTGTCGCGGAAGCCCTTCGACGTGCCGGTCTTCGCCGCGACCTCGACGCCGGGGACCTCGAGCACGTTCTGATCGCCGAACGCGGACATGCGCGCGGTCTTGTCGGCGAGGACGTCGGCGAGCATCGCCGCGACGCGCTCGTCGACGACGCGTTCGCCTTCGCGCGGCGCGAGGAGGACGGCGTCGGAGGGCGACCGCACGACGCGCTTCACGACGCGGAGCGGCTTCGTCGTCCCGCCGCGCGCGAGCGCGACGTACGCGCGGGCGAGCTCCACGAGCGTGACCTCGCCGTCGCCGAGCGCGAGCGCGGGTCCGTAGTGCTCGGCCTCTTCGCGGAGCGACTCGAAGCCGAACGCGTGCAAGCGCGCGAGGACGTTCTCGGTGCCGACGCGCCGGATCGTGTCGACGGCGGGGATGTTGAGCGAGCTCCCGAGCGCCTCGCGGAGCCGGACCGGACCGCGCTGCTTCTGGTCGTAGTCGTGGGGGACGTAGTCGCCGCCGCCGGGGAGCGGGATGTGGATCTCGACGTCGGGGAGCATCGTCGCCGGCGTGAAGCCGAGCCGCCGCATCGCCTCGGCGTAGACGAAGGGCTTCAGCGCCGAGCCGGGCTGGCGCAGCGCGACGACGCCGTCGTTCTGGCCGAGCGCGGCCTCGTCGTAGAACGCAGGCGAGCCGACCCACGCGAGGACGTCGCCGGTCGCGTTGTCGATCGCGACGACGGACGCGGCGGTGACGTGCCGGTCCGCGAGCGCGGCGAGCGAGGTGACGACCGCGTCCTC from Labilithrix sp. encodes:
- the pbpC gene encoding penicillin-binding protein 1C, which translates into the protein MRRRVASFFSAARRRGVGSIVAAARRRLTRRNVGLVLAAVRRRLTRRRVVAALLAVVAAPFVIVAIVAVFTPLPAELREPAPPSLRVLAKDGKLLREVRADDGARARPLPLAAFPKRVTDAVLAAEDRHFRSHLGVDVAAVVRAIGSNVAHRRVVSGASTITMQLARTVRPHKRSLWGKITEAGLAVRIEASLSKDEILEQYLNRVVYGPSMRGFAAAAHGYCGVAPDGLSLAEAALVAGLPRGPSLYAVTKRPELARRRRDRVLDRMADAGFVTNEEAERAKAEPIAAALDKPAFGAPHLVRGLASGALASWQPGLAEALGERKTIQEIHTTIDPELQRVAEDAVVTSLAALADRHVTAASVVAIDNATGDVLAWVGSPAFYDEAALGQNDGVVALRQPGSALKPFVYAEAMRRLGFTPATMLPDVEIHIPLPGGGDYVPHDYDQKQRGPVRLREALGSSLNIPAVDTIRRVGTENVLARLHAFGFESLREEAEHYGPALALGDGEVTLVELARAYVALARGGTTKPLRVVKRVVRSPSDAVLLAPREGERVVDERVAAMLADVLADKTARMSAFGDQNVLEVPGVEVAAKTGTSKGFRDNVAVGFSRRVTVAVWAGNFDGSPMQGVSGISGAGPIFRAVMTAASTGEKRRPFIAPESAEQLGLARTSVCALTGDVPGPHCPHTVREWLPADAAEHGATCTVHQAVRVDVRNGLPAGEACGGELVQTRLFEAWPPSYRAWAERMNRPLLPRESSPACPLAPRDDDDGAAPTITYPVDGARFVIDPDRPRDLQLLHVEAIGDDVEVDGEKLPPTREWRLEPGDHVLTARRGATTSKPVRFTVR
- a CDS encoding GGDEF domain-containing protein — translated: MSGDQPPRSRADKTRAIEAQPHSARRHGVFIVAAGFDAGQVLVLTKDGMTTLGRAKECQFSFEDQSLSREHAIVMRAGGAYILKDTSTNGTFVNEQRLTTVAELRDGDRVQLGTSTFLRFQFVDDQEEIALRRVFEAAHLDGLTGVYNRKHLEERLTAELAYATRHEEPLSIIIIDVDHFKKVNDTLGHLAGDAVLKHMSALLKRLIRPEDILARYGGEEFVVIARGTDVAQAEVLAERLRAAVEAETIHFDGKDIKITSSGGVASLACCGESRDRATLLGTADKRLYAAKQGGRNRVVGP